One Bdellovibrio bacteriovorus str. Tiberius DNA segment encodes these proteins:
- a CDS encoding DUF1844 domain-containing protein translates to MNEKIEASFSVLIMSVASSAIMAMGLAPNPQNGEVSKDKNMARFNIDLLVVLQQKTKGNLTGDEAKFLENLISDLQMKFVSM, encoded by the coding sequence ATGAACGAAAAAATTGAAGCCTCCTTTTCAGTCCTAATTATGTCTGTTGCATCGTCTGCGATTATGGCTATGGGTCTGGCTCCAAATCCTCAAAACGGCGAAGTGAGCAAAGATAAAAATATGGCTCGCTTTAACATCGACCTTTTGGTGGTCCTGCAACAGAAGACCAAAGGAAATCTGACTGGCGATGAAGCCAAATTTTTGGAAAACTTAATCAGTGATCTGCAAATGAAATTTGTGTCCATGTAA
- a CDS encoding MFS transporter, translating to MMSKVMENTLKHNKWLILFAALLASLPVVINMTTLHVAIPTLTTSLQASGTQVLWIIDIYALMMSGLLIPMGTLADRVGGRKMILVGLTVFLSASFVASWASSANFLIFARAATAFGAAMIMPSILSIIRIAFDNEKERALALGAWATVGAAGGAIGPLIGGYLLTHFSWSYVFLMNVPLILIIIPFGVMVYPKSAVQPSGKWAFDQALLLIVGLISCIYAVKSAFKADISILELSGTLALGALSLFVFFRKQKTSEFPLLDLELFKKQEIRVGLLLALVVSGAMAGVEFTIAQELQFVFDKTPLQAGSVMLPLMLATGLGGPVSGYLVGTFGVRLVATVSLLVSAACLLTLTIADFGSIGPVIVGSLFILGLSLAIGLTASSIAIMNAAPPEKAGAAGSIEAVGYELGMGLGITFFGLMMSASYRHAITQASEVIATLPKQATLTIGDTMIAAKQFDPSTTEAILAAAKTAFSSAHQNVLVTAGVMIALVGIIVFVLLGNRAGGPQRS from the coding sequence ATGATGTCAAAAGTTATGGAAAATACGCTAAAACACAATAAATGGCTTATTCTATTTGCGGCTTTGCTGGCCAGCTTGCCCGTCGTGATCAATATGACTACTCTGCACGTGGCCATCCCGACACTGACCACATCCCTGCAAGCCAGCGGCACGCAGGTGCTTTGGATTATTGATATCTATGCTTTGATGATGTCGGGTCTGCTGATCCCCATGGGAACACTCGCCGACCGCGTCGGTGGACGAAAGATGATTCTTGTTGGCTTGACGGTCTTCCTCAGCGCTTCGTTCGTTGCTTCATGGGCCTCGTCAGCCAATTTCCTTATTTTTGCAAGAGCCGCCACCGCATTTGGTGCCGCGATGATCATGCCCAGCATTCTGTCGATCATTCGCATTGCCTTTGACAACGAAAAAGAGCGCGCTCTTGCCCTGGGCGCCTGGGCCACGGTGGGCGCGGCTGGTGGGGCCATCGGACCTCTGATCGGCGGCTATCTGCTGACGCATTTTTCCTGGAGCTATGTCTTTCTGATGAACGTTCCTTTGATTTTGATCATCATTCCATTCGGGGTGATGGTGTATCCCAAATCCGCAGTTCAACCTTCCGGCAAGTGGGCTTTTGATCAGGCTTTGTTGCTGATTGTGGGATTGATAAGTTGCATCTATGCCGTTAAATCAGCATTCAAGGCAGACATCAGCATTTTGGAGCTTTCAGGAACACTGGCCCTCGGCGCACTCAGCTTGTTTGTGTTCTTTAGAAAACAAAAGACTTCCGAGTTCCCGCTTCTGGATCTGGAGCTATTTAAGAAACAGGAAATTCGCGTCGGATTGCTGCTGGCTTTGGTTGTTTCAGGAGCCATGGCGGGGGTTGAATTCACCATTGCGCAAGAGCTTCAGTTTGTCTTCGATAAAACGCCCCTTCAGGCAGGTTCGGTCATGCTTCCCTTGATGCTGGCCACCGGGCTCGGAGGTCCCGTTTCCGGCTATCTTGTCGGAACCTTTGGCGTAAGACTTGTCGCAACCGTCAGCCTTCTCGTATCGGCAGCATGCCTGCTAACGCTGACAATCGCAGACTTTGGTTCCATTGGCCCCGTCATTGTCGGCTCCCTCTTTATTCTGGGGCTGTCCTTGGCCATCGGCCTTACGGCTTCTTCCATTGCTATTATGAATGCAGCCCCACCCGAGAAGGCCGGAGCGGCTGGATCTATTGAAGCCGTCGGTTATGAACTGGGTATGGGACTGGGTATTACATTCTTTGGTTTGATGATGTCAGCAAGCTACCGTCATGCGATCACCCAAGCTTCGGAAGTTATCGCCACCTTGCCCAAGCAGGCGACGCTCACTATCGGTGACACCATGATCGCGGCAAAACAGTTTGACCCAAGCACAACCGAAGCCATCCTAGCGGCAGCCAAGACCGCGTTTTCTTCAGCCCATCAGAATGTGCTGGTCACCGCCGGAGTCATGATTGCCCTGGTCGGGATCATTGTTTTTGTTCTGCTTGGCAACCGTGCAGGCGGCCCACAGCGTTCTTAA
- a CDS encoding AAA family ATPase, with translation MALNAAIKQESQFIDKMMAEINKVVVGQKEMVEGIMMGLLTGGHILLEGVPGLAKTLTIATVSKSISLDFQRIQFTPDLLPTDLIGTMIFNPKSGEFAPRKGPIFTNIVLADEINRAPAKVQSALLEAMAEKQVTIGDESYKLSSPFLVLATQNPLEQEGTYPLPEAQMDRFMFKINVVYPGKGEELEILNRMGTNEKPEVQPVISKEDLLRAAHRADQIYVDNKIKNYIVELIMASRKPGEYGLSRIANLINVGGSPRATISLYRAAKAHAFLRGRGYVTAEDVKAIAYHVLRHRLILTYEAEAENIRTDDIIKEILSQVEVP, from the coding sequence ATGGCCCTGAATGCCGCGATCAAGCAAGAGAGCCAATTCATTGATAAAATGATGGCTGAAATCAACAAGGTTGTCGTAGGGCAAAAGGAAATGGTGGAGGGCATCATGATGGGCCTTCTGACCGGTGGCCACATCCTGCTGGAAGGTGTGCCGGGCTTGGCGAAGACGCTGACCATCGCGACCGTTTCCAAATCCATTTCATTGGATTTCCAACGCATCCAGTTCACTCCGGATCTTCTGCCTACCGACTTGATTGGGACCATGATCTTCAATCCAAAATCCGGTGAATTTGCTCCGCGCAAAGGACCTATCTTCACGAACATCGTTCTGGCGGATGAGATCAACCGTGCGCCAGCGAAAGTGCAATCCGCACTGCTTGAGGCCATGGCTGAAAAACAAGTCACCATCGGGGATGAGTCTTACAAACTTTCCAGTCCCTTCCTGGTTCTGGCGACTCAGAATCCATTGGAGCAAGAGGGTACTTATCCACTTCCAGAAGCCCAGATGGACCGTTTCATGTTCAAGATCAACGTCGTTTACCCGGGTAAAGGCGAAGAGCTTGAAATCTTAAACCGCATGGGCACGAACGAAAAACCGGAAGTACAGCCGGTGATCTCGAAAGAGGATCTTTTGCGTGCGGCTCATCGTGCGGATCAGATCTATGTTGATAACAAAATCAAAAACTACATCGTGGAATTGATCATGGCGTCCCGTAAGCCGGGCGAGTACGGCTTGAGCCGTATTGCGAATCTGATCAATGTCGGTGGTTCTCCGCGTGCGACGATCAGCTTGTATCGTGCGGCGAAAGCTCATGCGTTCCTGCGTGGTCGCGGTTATGTGACTGCCGAAGACGTAAAGGCCATTGCGTACCACGTTCTGCGCCACCGTCTGATTCTGACGTACGAAGCCGAAGCTGAAAACATCAGAACTGATGACATCATCAAAGAAATCCTAAGTCAGGTCGAGGTGCCATAG
- the spoVG gene encoding septation regulator SpoVG, giving the protein MKVTEVKVFPVNEDRLKAYVSITLDNCFVVRDLKVIQGTSGLFVAMPSKKRKDGQFRDIAHPLNQETRAMIEDLIFEAYEKELKSMGETLVSLKRQKAPGSDYGNDDY; this is encoded by the coding sequence ATGAAAGTCACCGAGGTGAAAGTTTTCCCCGTCAATGAGGACCGGCTGAAGGCCTACGTCTCGATCACTCTGGACAACTGCTTTGTCGTGAGGGATCTGAAGGTCATTCAAGGAACCAGCGGTTTGTTCGTGGCTATGCCCAGCAAAAAACGCAAAGACGGTCAGTTCCGCGATATCGCCCACCCCCTGAATCAGGAGACCCGGGCGATGATTGAAGACCTCATATTTGAGGCCTACGAAAAAGAATTAAAATCCATGGGCGAAACCCTGGTCAGTCTAAAACGCCAAAAAGCTCCTGGGAGCGACTACGGCAACGACGATTACTAG
- a CDS encoding trypsin-like peptidase domain-containing protein: protein MKTLLVLILSVAMTAQAQTTGAKELPKDPPKMNLNAALPGNLFVELAKAINPAVVNISTTAIPKNSPRMRDPMLDMLEQLYGFRMQQPQQQQQRPQQMGLGTGFIIREDGLIITNNHVIAGADIINVQLSEKSTDVYEATLVGSDERTDIALIKITPKAKLPVAVLGSSKDVEVGEWVAAFGNPFGHGHSMTKGIISSKGRDITEINKIPLLQTDASINPGNSGGPLVNTKGQVIGVNSAIDARAQGIGFAIPIDEVKAILPILESKGRIARGFLGTALGDLDPEAAEYLGLGELRGAVITQVSPGSPALKAGLKMYDIVTEFNGKKIRTSLDLMDAVADAPIGQPIKTKIIRNNKEMTLNVVTSERLDEKRAVRAATKTYAGQKAPFGLGFTVIDPTTELRKEWGLPDDMKQPVVIETERNSNASKGGLQVGDVILDVNKQPVDTAKDVLKALKKGKNTLRIARNTRIQIISIE, encoded by the coding sequence ATGAAGACGCTGTTGGTTCTTATTCTGTCTGTCGCTATGACCGCTCAAGCCCAAACCACGGGCGCGAAGGAACTCCCGAAAGATCCGCCGAAGATGAATCTGAACGCCGCCCTGCCCGGCAACCTGTTTGTTGAACTGGCCAAGGCCATCAACCCGGCGGTCGTGAATATCTCCACCACGGCAATTCCCAAGAACTCTCCGCGCATGCGCGACCCGATGCTGGATATGCTGGAACAGCTTTATGGCTTCCGCATGCAGCAACCCCAGCAACAGCAACAGCGCCCACAGCAAATGGGCCTGGGCACAGGCTTCATCATCCGTGAAGACGGCCTGATCATCACGAACAATCACGTGATCGCCGGCGCTGACATCATCAACGTTCAACTGAGCGAAAAATCCACTGATGTGTATGAAGCAACCCTTGTCGGCAGTGACGAGCGCACTGACATCGCGTTGATCAAAATCACTCCAAAAGCCAAACTGCCAGTGGCGGTTCTGGGATCCTCCAAAGACGTGGAAGTGGGTGAATGGGTGGCGGCGTTCGGGAATCCGTTCGGTCACGGCCACTCGATGACAAAAGGGATTATTTCCTCCAAAGGCCGCGACATCACTGAGATCAATAAAATTCCATTGCTGCAGACTGATGCCAGCATCAATCCAGGCAACTCGGGCGGCCCGCTGGTGAACACCAAAGGTCAGGTGATCGGCGTGAACTCGGCGATTGATGCAAGAGCGCAAGGGATCGGTTTTGCGATTCCGATTGATGAAGTTAAAGCCATCTTGCCAATCCTTGAATCCAAGGGCCGCATTGCCCGTGGTTTCCTGGGTACGGCTTTGGGTGACTTGGATCCGGAAGCGGCCGAGTACCTGGGGCTGGGTGAACTTCGCGGAGCTGTAATCACGCAAGTGTCCCCGGGCAGCCCGGCTTTGAAAGCTGGTTTGAAGATGTATGACATCGTGACCGAGTTTAACGGCAAGAAAATCAGAACCTCGTTGGATCTGATGGATGCTGTGGCGGACGCCCCTATCGGTCAACCGATCAAAACCAAGATCATCCGCAACAACAAGGAAATGACCTTGAATGTGGTGACCTCTGAACGTCTGGACGAAAAACGCGCGGTTCGTGCGGCGACCAAAACCTACGCGGGCCAAAAAGCTCCGTTTGGCTTGGGCTTCACGGTGATTGATCCGACCACAGAGCTTCGCAAAGAATGGGGCCTGCCGGACGATATGAAACAACCCGTGGTGATCGAGACTGAAAGAAACTCGAACGCCTCGAAGGGTGGTTTGCAAGTGGGCGATGTGATCCTGGATGTTAATAAACAGCCGGTTGACACCGCGAAGGACGTTTTAAAGGCTCTTAAAAAGGGCAAGAACACCCTAAGAATTGCCCGCAACACCCGTATTCAGATCATCAGCATCGAATAG
- a CDS encoding tetratricopeptide repeat protein has translation MRPSFKTTASAALLLTLTACASTPAKKTTAAPEKQSLVIPAAKSDPVNARAEADYNFIMGDVLSREGKSEQAVALFEKVAALDPNSPAVQMRLSAEYLKVGKVKEAIQKAEQAVANDPKNAESILVLGGLYSAEKSYDKAIAQYQAVLRLQPKNSEAPIYIGSLYADKKEFKKAEQYFNSLLKNASYETPHEVHYYIGLTHLDQEGPVHQKAAEKAFKKSLEIKPGFEDALISLANLYLQQGNRGKALALCLDYQKQENFSPKVADLIAQIYLEEGDSEKAYSQLELITGNSESSLDVQMKMALLLIEQKRFNQAGAKLKDIVSQYPSADSARYYLAAVQEETGDMENAIRNYMQVAHSSKHFSEAIVHAAHLLKGQGKLNQALVVTKKGLQTNADKPQVYTMYASLLDAKADYLGAAQVLEQGLSKYSKNVELLFQHALILDRLGKKENMIAQMKKVLEIEPNHVQSLSYLAFSLAELNLHLPEAERLARRALELDPKDGYVLDTLGWVLFKQKRFSESIQVLEKAHEYQASASIIAEHLADAYSMESKTDKAKQMYEKAANLTTDQKRANHIRSKLLRLLS, from the coding sequence ATGCGCCCATCCTTCAAAACGACTGCCAGTGCCGCTCTTCTGCTCACACTTACAGCCTGCGCAAGCACGCCTGCAAAAAAAACCACAGCCGCCCCCGAAAAACAAAGCCTTGTGATTCCCGCTGCGAAGTCAGATCCCGTCAATGCGCGCGCCGAGGCGGACTATAACTTCATTATGGGTGATGTCCTAAGCCGCGAAGGAAAGTCCGAGCAAGCCGTTGCTCTTTTTGAAAAGGTCGCAGCGTTGGATCCAAATTCCCCTGCGGTGCAGATGCGTCTGTCTGCTGAATACCTGAAGGTCGGCAAGGTGAAAGAGGCAATTCAAAAAGCCGAACAAGCCGTCGCCAACGATCCAAAAAATGCCGAATCCATTTTGGTATTGGGCGGACTGTACTCTGCTGAAAAGTCCTATGACAAAGCCATCGCTCAGTATCAGGCTGTTTTGCGTCTGCAGCCTAAAAACAGCGAAGCTCCGATTTACATCGGTTCTTTGTATGCAGATAAAAAAGAATTCAAGAAAGCAGAGCAGTATTTCAACTCGCTGCTAAAAAATGCCAGCTACGAAACTCCGCACGAGGTGCACTATTACATCGGCCTGACCCATCTGGATCAGGAAGGCCCCGTTCATCAAAAAGCGGCGGAAAAAGCCTTCAAAAAATCCCTGGAAATCAAACCCGGCTTTGAAGATGCCTTGATTTCTCTGGCGAATCTATATCTGCAGCAAGGCAACCGCGGCAAGGCGCTGGCCTTGTGTCTGGACTATCAGAAACAAGAAAACTTCAGCCCTAAGGTTGCCGACCTTATCGCGCAAATTTACCTTGAGGAAGGTGATTCTGAGAAAGCCTATTCCCAGTTGGAGCTAATCACTGGAAACTCGGAATCTTCTTTGGATGTGCAAATGAAGATGGCCTTGCTGTTAATTGAGCAAAAACGTTTCAACCAGGCCGGAGCCAAACTAAAAGACATCGTCAGCCAGTATCCTTCAGCGGACTCTGCCCGCTATTATCTGGCGGCGGTTCAGGAAGAAACCGGCGATATGGAAAATGCGATTCGCAACTATATGCAGGTCGCCCATTCAAGCAAGCATTTCAGTGAAGCTATTGTGCATGCAGCCCACTTGCTGAAAGGCCAAGGCAAATTGAATCAAGCTCTGGTTGTCACTAAAAAGGGCCTGCAGACCAACGCGGATAAACCGCAGGTGTACACCATGTACGCTTCGTTGCTGGACGCGAAGGCGGACTATTTGGGCGCAGCTCAGGTGCTGGAACAAGGCTTGTCCAAATATTCCAAGAATGTCGAGCTGCTGTTCCAACACGCTTTGATTCTGGATCGTCTGGGTAAAAAAGAAAACATGATCGCACAAATGAAAAAGGTTCTGGAAATCGAACCCAATCATGTGCAGAGCTTAAGCTATCTGGCATTTTCATTGGCCGAACTGAATCTGCACTTGCCTGAAGCCGAAAGACTGGCCCGTCGTGCATTGGAACTTGATCCTAAAGACGGCTATGTTCTGGATACTTTGGGATGGGTGCTGTTCAAGCAAAAACGCTTCTCTGAATCCATCCAAGTACTGGAGAAAGCACACGAGTATCAGGCCTCTGCCAGCATCATTGCTGAACACCTGGCCGACGCTTATTCCATGGAATCCAAAACAGACAAAGCCAAACAGATGTATGAAAAGGCCGCGAACCTGACCACCGACCAAAAGCGCGCCAACCACATTCGCAGCAAGCTTCTACGACTTCTTTCCTAG
- a CDS encoding TIGR02147 family protein encodes MKTAVKPNIYDYNSLPGFLKALYKYRKSTEEGFSYEVWAGEMGIRSRSYLRYLVLGEKPPTHSVIPALIKGLQLNEDELTYMNILVNFQLATTDSMRTLYLREIYKRCTRNLQETTIQDISAFFSDPLVPQLFTYLSFADSPSNLESWAQDFRSSIERIQNALKCLIWQKLVIGEVKEDGSTIYRTENDFFRIPSSPDNQHVRSFHAEGLRQAQEAVRGPTENRKLYSTFIALSADQFQKAQELIQDFNSQLLAIFNEKSITGKKVYRLNQQLLSVSEVIKG; translated from the coding sequence ATGAAGACAGCAGTAAAGCCGAACATTTATGACTATAATAGTCTGCCTGGATTTCTAAAAGCACTTTACAAGTATCGCAAAAGCACTGAAGAAGGCTTTTCTTATGAAGTCTGGGCCGGAGAAATGGGAATAAGAAGCCGCTCTTACTTACGCTACTTGGTCTTGGGTGAAAAACCGCCAACTCACTCTGTTATTCCAGCCCTGATCAAGGGACTACAGCTCAATGAAGACGAACTTACCTACATGAACATTTTGGTCAACTTTCAACTGGCTACAACCGATTCAATGCGCACTCTTTATTTAAGAGAAATCTATAAACGCTGTACACGCAATCTGCAGGAAACAACGATCCAGGACATCTCAGCCTTTTTTAGCGATCCTTTAGTGCCCCAGCTGTTTACTTATCTGAGTTTTGCCGATTCACCTTCAAACCTGGAAAGTTGGGCTCAGGACTTTCGCAGCTCTATCGAGCGAATTCAGAACGCGTTAAAGTGTCTGATTTGGCAAAAACTTGTAATCGGAGAAGTCAAAGAGGACGGCAGCACCATCTACCGCACAGAGAATGATTTTTTTAGAATCCCTTCAAGTCCGGACAACCAGCACGTCCGCTCCTTCCATGCCGAAGGACTCAGACAAGCCCAAGAGGCTGTTCGCGGGCCCACAGAAAACAGAAAGCTCTATTCAACTTTCATAGCCTTATCTGCTGACCAATTCCAGAAGGCACAAGAACTGATTCAGGACTTCAACAGCCAACTGCTGGCGATCTTTAATGAAAAAAGTATCACCGGAAAAAAAGTCTACAGGCTTAATCAACAACTCTTGTCGGTTTCAGAAGTCATTAAAGGCTAA
- a CDS encoding TetR/AcrR family transcriptional regulator: MKTKSQTKRKKDPENVRLSLLRATAKLASEQGVPAITLSLVSKAAGVTKGALFHHFENKRALIVAMMDFLIERMDEDIDALIAKDAKEYGVFTRAYVQVMLDLHSEYGKAFSSLLLSEPEISALSAAWYGKRMKMHAKTDSDQQLEIIRYAADGAWLAAVTNYNPKMDIGKIRKRLVEMSHGKKASRS, translated from the coding sequence ATGAAAACGAAAAGTCAGACCAAAAGAAAAAAAGACCCTGAAAATGTGAGACTGTCTTTGTTGAGGGCGACAGCCAAGCTTGCAAGTGAGCAGGGGGTGCCTGCGATAACTTTAAGTTTGGTTTCAAAAGCCGCCGGTGTGACCAAGGGGGCGTTGTTTCATCATTTTGAAAACAAGCGGGCTTTGATTGTTGCGATGATGGATTTCTTGATCGAGCGCATGGATGAAGACATTGATGCGCTGATCGCAAAAGATGCGAAAGAATATGGAGTATTCACCCGCGCTTATGTGCAGGTGATGCTTGATTTGCACAGTGAGTACGGAAAGGCCTTTTCGTCCTTGCTTTTGTCTGAACCCGAGATTTCGGCTTTAAGCGCGGCTTGGTATGGGAAAAGGATGAAAATGCACGCAAAAACGGATTCAGATCAGCAGTTGGAAATTATCAGATACGCTGCCGATGGCGCCTGGCTTGCGGCGGTGACGAACTATAATCCCAAGATGGACATCGGCAAGATCCGCAAGCGCCTGGTTGAGATGAGCCACGGGAAGAAAGCTTCCCGCAGTTAG
- a CDS encoding M48 family metalloprotease, translating into MINNNTKVWIFILSSSLALLVLGYQFGERLGLLIGFFFAVLLNFFVFFYGESRVLAKLNAQRIKGQDSWGLIDKVQKMSAQLSMPPPAVYITPHASVNAFCVGHSWKRGSLGFTAGLLQKLSDEELEAVVAHQICHIRRLDTFAFSVSSTLANSVVGLGQFLDNLIPYKLQFFMPVLSPIGWLIIKLVVVEKSFFENDLMASELLDSRNRLGEVLWRMEGLAQTQPLDIPACTSHLFMVNPEGFRQKNLFLKSHPAIEVRLQKLMGYYPI; encoded by the coding sequence ATGATCAACAACAATACAAAAGTCTGGATATTCATTCTATCAAGCTCTCTGGCCCTGCTGGTACTTGGCTATCAGTTCGGGGAACGTCTGGGGTTGTTGATTGGTTTCTTCTTTGCGGTTCTTTTGAACTTCTTCGTGTTCTTCTATGGTGAAAGCCGCGTGCTGGCGAAACTGAATGCGCAAAGAATCAAGGGCCAGGATTCCTGGGGTCTGATCGACAAGGTTCAAAAGATGTCAGCCCAACTGTCCATGCCGCCACCCGCGGTCTATATCACCCCGCATGCGTCGGTGAACGCATTCTGTGTGGGTCATTCCTGGAAACGCGGATCGCTGGGTTTCACTGCCGGGCTTTTACAAAAACTAAGCGACGAAGAACTTGAAGCGGTCGTGGCCCATCAAATCTGCCACATTCGCCGCCTGGATACTTTCGCATTCAGCGTCAGCAGCACCCTGGCTAATTCCGTCGTGGGTCTGGGGCAGTTTCTGGACAATCTGATCCCTTACAAGCTTCAGTTCTTTATGCCTGTGCTGTCCCCGATTGGCTGGCTGATCATCAAACTTGTGGTGGTGGAAAAATCCTTCTTTGAAAATGATCTGATGGCCTCTGAACTTCTGGACAGCCGCAACCGTCTGGGTGAAGTTTTGTGGCGCATGGAGGGTCTGGCTCAGACCCAGCCTCTGGATATCCCGGCCTGCACCAGTCACCTTTTCATGGTGAACCCGGAAGGTTTTAGACAAAAGAATCTGTTCCTGAAATCCCACCCGGCCATTGAGGTCCGCTTGCAAAAGCTGATGGGTTATTACCCCATCTGA
- a CDS encoding DUF58 domain-containing protein, whose product MSLPPEVLKKVKLLEINTRRLVNNLFAGEYHTAFKGQGMTFADFREYVPGDDVRSISWPLTARTGKPYIKTFEEERELTLILAVDVSGSSDFGTGPYFKGEVMTHMAALLAFSAVKNNDQIGLLLFSDQVEHFVPPKKGRGHVHRLLRDLFYYKPKSHRTKLSSGFSYLQGILKKRATVFVFSDFMDQGFEQSLRLLGRKHDVVACVVNDAAEYSLPSMGVIEVQDAETGEIVTVDTSSQSFRAQYEEAVAKRKDARDRLLRLAQVERVDVKSSEDYVNPLVAFFKKRR is encoded by the coding sequence GTGAGTCTGCCTCCTGAGGTCTTAAAGAAAGTCAAACTGCTGGAGATCAACACAAGAAGACTTGTGAACAATCTCTTTGCCGGTGAATACCATACGGCCTTCAAAGGGCAGGGGATGACTTTTGCGGATTTCAGGGAATACGTTCCGGGCGATGATGTTCGTTCGATCTCGTGGCCGCTGACTGCGCGCACGGGGAAGCCGTACATCAAAACTTTCGAGGAAGAGCGTGAGCTGACTCTGATTCTTGCCGTGGACGTCAGTGGTTCCAGTGATTTTGGAACCGGGCCTTACTTTAAGGGTGAAGTCATGACCCACATGGCAGCGCTTTTGGCGTTTTCTGCGGTGAAGAACAACGACCAGATTGGGTTGTTGTTGTTCAGTGATCAGGTTGAGCACTTTGTTCCGCCGAAAAAGGGGCGGGGCCACGTGCACCGTCTGCTGCGTGATTTGTTCTATTATAAACCCAAAAGCCATCGCACGAAGCTTTCCTCCGGGTTCTCTTATTTGCAGGGGATCTTGAAGAAACGCGCGACGGTGTTTGTATTCAGTGATTTCATGGATCAGGGCTTTGAACAGTCCTTGCGTTTGCTGGGAAGAAAGCATGACGTCGTGGCCTGCGTGGTGAACGATGCGGCCGAGTATTCACTGCCGTCCATGGGGGTGATCGAAGTGCAAGATGCAGAGACCGGGGAAATCGTCACCGTCGACACGTCTTCGCAATCTTTCCGTGCCCAGTATGAAGAGGCCGTGGCCAAACGCAAAGATGCCCGGGATCGTCTGCTTCGCCTGGCTCAGGTGGAGCGTGTGGATGTGAAGTCCAGCGAGGATTATGTAAATCCTTTGGTGGCCTTCTTTAAGAAGAGAAGATAA